DNA from Lagenorhynchus albirostris chromosome 3, mLagAlb1.1, whole genome shotgun sequence:
ACTCACTCCCACTGCCCAGCCTGTGTCCCAGGGAGGCCCAGCTCCAGCTCCGAGGGCAGGAGCCCGTCTTGCTGTCACCCAAGCCCACAACCTCTTGGCACCAGTGTGGGTGCCCATCCCCGGAGGCTGacgtgggagagggagggagggctggctgAGAGAAGGCCAGGAAGAGAACCCAGAGAGGCCACGAGCAGGTGATGTGTTTATTGCGGGACCACGTTTTTTAGGGGCTGGGCTGGCTGTGAGGTTCTACTGGGGGGGTGACGACGACACGGATGGACGGACCCTCCCAAGCGCCCAGCCCCAGAAAAGACAAACACAGTAACTTGGAATCCAAACCAGTTGCACATAAATAGAAGGAGGttggcaaaagaaaaagagaaaacaacaaatgaaTGTGCACTTTCCTATGCTAGTGTGACAAAGCGGCCCCGCACCGCCCACGTCCAGGCTCTTCTTTACTCAGCTTCCACGCTGAGGCTCCCATCTGCTCTGAAAACCGCCTTCAGATCCGACTCCTGGCAGCCCCCCTGCCAGTCTCCTGGACTGGCAACCAAGTCAAGAAAACCAAGATGGgttcttctcaaaaaaaaaaaaaaaaaaccaaccaaaaaccGCCTTCGTGGTTCTCTGCACCTCCCAGTCCTAGGGGGTGAATAATGGGACCTCTGACCCTaaaccaaccaaaaaataaaacacgCTGAGCACAAGCCATGAGTCAGAATAAAAACATATTGCACATGCTTCCAAGAGTCTTCCTGAGAGCCCTTTCACTGCAGAGACCCAAATACTGGCTTCTGATCCATCCTGTCACTGGCTGTCAGTCGTGTAACAGACCCTGCACACCCCCAAATCCCCAAAGCCAGTTGGCATCAGGCATACAATCCCACATTATGAGCCTCTGCTCTGAGCCAAACTTGAGGCTGAGGCTGGGTTTAGCCTCAAGCAGGAGATGCATGCGGTGGAAGGACGTGAGTATTGCTGGGTTTAAATCTTTGTCTACTTTTCAACAAGCTTCCTCCTCTGGGTGGTTATCGAAGTTCTACAGGTGAACAGAGCATCCAAGACGTGGACTCTTCCAGAACCGAGAGCCTGGAAAGTGGTTCTCCCCAACTATATGCTTTTGCAAAGGGCGCTCTGTGGTTAACCACAGGTCTGCCCCAAGCCGGGTTAAAAACCTACAGCCCTTGCGTGGGACAGGCAGTGTGGCAATCACCATCATCTATTCTCCTAAGGACTTTTCAAGTATCACAAAATCCCTGATACAGCATGTAAACAAGACATCTTACTGAACAGAAAGCTAGGTCACTTCGGGAAGCAGCAGCATGTGAAATATCTAAAAGGCTGAAGAGGGTTTTAGGTTCCATAACAAAGCAACAAGACAGCTGCCCACTGTGCCTCGGAAGGCAGACAGACGCTCGGGCACGAACACACACGCAGGCCCCTGTGGATGGAACCAGGGAAAGAAAAGCACCCCAGATAGCATCTACCGGGGGTCTGGAGACACATCAGGCTGCCCCCTTTTCAGTGGTGTAGCTGCCATCGGCAAAGAATAAAGGAGTCTTTGATGCTAAAACCTGGACGTGCTCATGAACTGCTGGTCTGCATCCAGTCCCCAGTCTCCTGGCCTCTTCCCAGGTCTTTCTCGACCCGCTGGGCCCCTCTCCAGGGGCTGGCCACTGAGCCATCCCCTTGCATCCCAGCCACACGTGGAAGATGTTTTCCAGAGCAATGCTCTTGGGTGAGGTATGTCACTGCCTGTTCTGCCCCAggtcagttttatttaaaaagagcaTGCACCCTCTCCGTTCAAGGGTCCTGAGGCTCTGCGGGGACAGCCTCCCAGGCGCCTCACTGGGCTGAGCTCCCTTCGTCAGCatcctcttcctctgcccagaTCTCCAAGGCCTCCCTGCGTGGCTAAAGGTGCCCTATGTGTCGAAACAGCCCGCAGGGAACGTGTGGCTCCCGCTGAAGTAGCTGCTCCCATAGGTGGCGGCGAGGCAGTGTCTGGGCTCAGCTGCGATAGCCATGTGCATGCTGAGGGACGTGGGCAGCGGCACGGGACACACgtccaggggctggagggtggggtaCAGGGCATGGAGGGATGAGCCGCTGCCCCCTGAGAGCAGGGTCCCCGAGTGGTGGGCCTGCAGCGAGTCCCGATAGGCCACGCACAGGTCCTGCACGGGGGTCTGGAACTGGGCCAGGGCCATCGCTGTCGGCTGGCCGAGGCCGGGGCAGGCGGGTGGCTGGAACAGCAcctgggtgggagctgggggtgTGCCGGGCACCATCGCCAGGGCCTGGCTCTTGACCGCGACGGCATCCTTGAGGATGTTGTCATAAGCTCTGAAAGGAAAGGACTTGGGTGAGACTTGGGAGGTCAGAGGCTCCAGCACCAGACACCTGCCTTGCTGAGGGGGATGCCAGGAGACCCATGTGCTGTGACTGCTGGGCCTCTCCCAGCCTGGGCTCACTGCCTGAAGCACCGCCTCAGCTGTTCTCTGACTAAACTCAGGCCTCAGATCTCAGCTTGGATCTGCTTCCTACAAAAACCCTCTTCTGACCCCTCAAGACTAGCCTAGCTGTCCCTGCAGCCCCTCTGCACTGCCCCACCTTGGCGGTCAACACCGCAGATGATAACTTCCGGTCACTACCTGGTCCCTCGTGTAGAGTTCGAGCTTCGACCCATCTGCTTTTGCTCAGCGCTGCATCCCCACACTGGGCACAGCGCCTGCCCTGAGAGGGCAGAGCTCCCGGTGCTTAGGTGAGCACGACCTCTGCCTTCAAGGCACTTCCAGCCAGCTCCATCCCCGGCTAAGCTAGCAGATTTCAAGCAGGTTGCCCCCAGGGACCTAAGTGTCTCCATCTGGAAAGGGGGATGGAACAGGTCTTTTgccacctcaaaaaaaaaaaagcttcccgtAGTAAACCTTTTTGGGAAAACAAATCAATTAGAGGCTTCAGTAAGAAAGGAACAAGTGGAAGCTGCAGCAGGTCTGAGCAGGGGGCTACCCCAGAGGGACAGCCTCAGGGAAGAGGCAGGGCTGGTGGCTCAGTATCCAGGGGCACCCATCCTCACTCAGGCTAGACCGTGTTCTCCAGCTTTGGGCACCCTCTAGAAGGCAAAGATTCTAAAATAAGGGCTAGGGAGCAGGACTGATTCCAGAGGAATGGGACAAAGGCAGTTGCACCAGGAGGCTGAGAGGTGGCTCTTCAGGGGCTGGCCCCGTGGTCAGCGGGGCCAGCATCCAGGAGATGCCACCAGCCGTTGGGTGGAAGAGAGACCAGGTGCAGCCAGGCGAGGGCTTTCTgtcctctctgccctcctccctgcagTCACTACTGAGCTCTTTTGCTTCCGATATCAGTTTCAGGATGTTCTGTCTATGATGCCTTTAAGCATCCTCTCTGAAACACTGAACACTTCCTCCCCAAGACCCCCAAGGACCCTTGCAAGGAGGCTCTTACGTGAAGCCACTCTGGGCTTAGCTGGCTAAGAGTCAGCTTTGTGGCCATGTCTGAGAAAAGCAGCTCATAATGAGAGTGTCTCAATATAATCACCCAGAAGACTGACTGATACACTGGGTCAAAGAGCCCAAGACACTCAGAAAGATGTGCACAGAGCCCTTCTGCTGCTGCACTCTTGACCTACAAATTGCAAACCCAAAGCTACTCAAAGTAGGAAGGACCAACTCCCCGAATCCCAATTCTGTCAGGAGTCACCACGGCCCACTTTCCGTGAGCCATCAGCCCACCATAAGCCTCCAGGAAATTGCCTGAAGTGGGTCTTATGAGCAAGTGGAACTTCGGTATTTCCGAAACACAAAGGATCAGGAGGGGAACTTACACCAGCAGGATTTCGATGCATGTGCTGAGATGTTCCAGGGAGTAGTTTGAGATCCTCTGCAGGTCTCTGGTCCAGTAGGGAGAAAGCTGAAGGCAAATCCTAGAGGCCCCGACGCAGGCTGCGGCCACCACAGAAGGCTGGAATTTGTAGAAAATATGATCTGAAAGAGAATCACAGAGAAAGAGTCAGCATCAGAAAGCCTGGTCCTGGAGTCCTGCCTTGTGCTCCCCGGCAGACAAATGATTAGGTCCAAGGTTGTTCACTGCTcccgcaaacacacacacacacacacacacacacacacacacacacaatgaaaaattaaaacagcatgaATTTCCATTCTTGAATCTTAAAACACCTTGGCTCTCTCAGTCTGGGATTTCTTATGTCAGCCTAGAGCAGCAGTTTTCAAAATATCATCCCTGGCTTCTAGGGGCTGCAGTGGGCTTGCTGATGGGCTACAAGCAGAACTGCCAAACACCTGTTCCTTCCTTTGGCTGTTAGGGGTGACCGACACACTGTTTCAAAGGCTTCTTTTTGAGGTTATGACTGAAGGCTACTTAGTAACAAAGCCTGGCCCTCAGTAGGCACTCACTAACAATCTGTTGAAAGAACTAAAGCATGAATGAATGCCTGTAAGTGTTTGATAGTCTTAACTAAAATTGGAACTTGACTTATGTTTACTGGGGAATCCTCCCCCTGACCACCCCAGCTTTACtgatgtataattgacaaataaaacctGTACATATTTACAGTGTACAGCGTGATGTTTTGGTACATGTACACACTGGAAAATGATCTGAGAAATCTTAACGTCCTACTTTGATATCTGGCAACATGGCAAAGCTGGGACTACTTATGTGCAAAGGCAAACCGTTGAAATTCCCACAATTCTCATGAAGAACAGTCAGTTATCAGCGCATTATTATGCTGTCTTAAACTGTTTATGACTTTCAATGATTTCAACATTTGCCTGTTAAAGTATGAATTAGGCAGGGTGGTACGGTTACAGACACAGAGTCAGACTCCCCAGGTTCAAATTCCAGCAAtggccttgggtaagttacttcacGTCTTGAATAACAACTAAGGAAACTGATTCGTAAAATGAGAATAGCACAAATGATTTTCATGTGAAGTCGTTGTGAGGTTCAAATGAGACAATGCATGCAGAGAACTAAAATaaggtgcctggtacatagtaagtgctcatttAATGCTTGATATCACAATTGTTGATGTTGTTACTGATATTACTGATATTTGGTTTGCAGTGGGTTATCAGGTGGTTGTATCAACAGTATTTCTGACCTAGTGTTGTACTTAATTCCTAGATCTTTAGATACTTCATAAAAGTCCCCAAACAGGGCAAAAATTTATTGCTAAAGCAGATGTAAACATAATCCTCTCTCCCACCCTACCTGTATAATGATAGCTCTTCCGGAGTGACCTACTTGTGGATTTGCATTGTGTTCCAGATTAGTGTATAAAAaactaccagggcttccctggtggcgcagtggttgaaagtccgcctgccaatgcaggggatgtgggttcgtgccccggtccgggaagatcccacatgccgcggagcggctgggcccatgagccatggtcgctgagcctgcgcgtccggagcctgtgctccgcaacgggagaggccacaacagtgagaggcccgcataccgctaaaaaaaaaaacaaaacaaaaactaccagGTGATCAGTAAATAGGCTACCAGCTGCCTGCATACAAGCTGCTACTTCTCTTTTACCCGTTACTGCTAACACATGGTTGAATCGTCGCTCCTTCCCTGCTGATCCCTGCCAAGTGGAGTGATCTGGTGATTTGGGTGGATGGGCCCCCATCAGCAAGGACTCCCTGGGGCAGGTCTCTCAGGGCCCCTGACCCTGGCCCccatgtgtgtgggggggaagggCGGACAGGCCCTGACATCAGCCCCACCTTGCAGGGTGACCTCTAGGAAGTAGTGGGCGTACTCCTTGAGGCACTCTTTGGTCTTGCGGGGGCAGGTGGTGGGCCAGCTGTGGCAGTGGTGGTCCTTCTGGCTGACGGAGGCCAGGAGGTAGTAGTCGAGGAAGTGGGCGGGCGTGGGCAGGCAGAGGTTCCAGCCGAAGGcctccagcagcagcagctctgTGCTCAACAGCTCCTTCTTGGTAAGGGAGAAGTTCTGGCTGCTCAGGATCCTCGTGCTGTTTATCTGTTCCAGCTTGGGGACGTGGTCTTCCCTATCCTCGAACTTACCTGAGGGAGAAGCAGAGGTTACTGGGACTTTTACAACACTTACCGTAAAAGCCCACCTTAAAGTACCTGGACGGTGCTGGCAGGGAGAAGAGCAAGCCCAAAGGCACACATTCCAGATCTGTCACACCTGGGCTCGAATCCCCAGGCCATCACTTCCAGCTGTGCTGTGTGGTCATGGAAAGGTGtctcaccctctctgtgcctcagttctctcaCATGTAAAATGGAACTTATACATCCTAAAGATTTTGTCAGATTCAATGGGAAACCTCACACCAAATGTTCAGACCAGCAATGAGGATCACAGAAGGTGATTGACAGCAGTTAGCAACAGCAGCAAGGGCCTGGGGAGTAAGGTGGCCCTCCCATCTGGTCCTCACTAATTCAGCCTCAGGACTGGTCAGGGGGCCATTGTCACGGTGACCTTGCAAATCTGGTCCTGTCCCTCCAGACGTGGAAAagcccttcagtggctccccagtaTCTTCAATACTGAGTTTAAACTCTGTCAATGGGTTCTTTAGTTTGGATTCCCCCAGACACAGTTTGCTTGGGATGTGAGCCTAGGAAAGATCTGTAAGTAGGAAAAGACAGGAAAGGGACAAAAGCCAAAAGGGCACTTGAGCTTGAAGAGGTTTCTGTACCCTtatgctcactgcagcattattcacaacagccaagacaacctaagtgtctcctttcagatgaatggataaagaaaatatggtatttatatacaatgggatattattcagccgtaaaaagaaggaaatcctgccatttgggacaacatggatggaccttgagggcattatgttaagtgaataatgagagagtcagagaaagacaaatactgttatgatatctcttacatgtggaatcttaaaaaaacaaactcagatacagagagcagactggtggttgctggagggggtgggggatgtgAAGATAGTCAGAAAGGACAAACGTCCAGTTATAAATTAGTCCTGGGGATGCAACGTCGGGCATATTGACTACACTTAAccgtattgcatatttgaaagttcctAAAAGAGTAGATCTGAAAAGTTctcattgcaagaaaaaaaagtctaactATGTGAGATTATGGATGTTAAC
Protein-coding regions in this window:
- the CCNJL gene encoding cyclin-J-like protein, encoding MMDEPWWEGRVASDVHCTLREKELKLPTFRAHSPLLKSRRFFVDILTLLSSHCQLCPAARHLAIYLLDHFLDRYNITTSKQLYAVAVSCLLLASKFEDREDHVPKLEQINSTRILSSQNFSLTKKELLSTELLLLEAFGWNLCLPTPAHFLDYYLLASVSQKDHHCHSWPTTCPRKTKECLKEYAHYFLEVTLQDHIFYKFQPSVVAAACVGASRICLQLSPYWTRDLQRISNYSLEHLSTCIEILLVAYDNILKDAVAVKSQALAMVPGTPPAPTQVLFQPPACPGLGQPTAMALAQFQTPVQDLCVAYRDSLQAHHSGTLLSGGSGSSLHALYPTLQPLDVCPVPLPTSLSMHMAIAAEPRHCLAATYGSSYFSGSHTFPAGCFDT